CTCTGCAGCCGCCTTGCTCAGCTCGAACGGTACCGAGGACTCGTACTCGCCCAACTCGATGTCGGCGTCGAACTCGCCGTCCGTGAACAGGGAGGGCGCAGTCATCACTCCTCGGCGCCGACCGACGCGGCATCGAACTCCTCAACAAACGGTTCCAGTGCAGCCGCCAGCTGTGTCTTGTCGAACGCTCGAATCTGTTGGCGCTCCCAATCGAATACCTCCGACCCACCTCTACCGAAGAGTACGTCCTGGATTCGCCCGTACTGCCCGAAGAAGTACTCCTCGACGAGTGGCAGAACCTCAAACTGCCAGATGTCGACGATGTCCTGCTCTGTCTCGATGTCGAAGAAATACGAGTGCCCAATCTGCTTTCCACGACCTAGATCCGGCTCCGAACGAATCCGGCTATTGAGTTGGTGAACCGCAATTATCGACTGCGCGAGAAGCTGGTCGTCTGCACCAGCCGTCCGGGCGGTCGTTGCAACATCAGCCCACGACCCGAGGTCGTACTCCTCGCGGAGCAGCCGCAACCGTGGTGGGAAAGAAAGGAACGTAAAGCGACGCCGGAGTGCAGCGTCGACCAGGGCGATCGAGCGATCGGCCGTGTTCATCGTCCCGATCAAATAAAGGTTCGGTGGGATCGTGAATCGATCCCCCGAGTGGGCCAACGAAATGGCCGTTTCGTTTGCACCGGCCAACCGTTTGTCTGCTTCGAGGGCGGTGATTAGTTCGCCAAAAATCTGCGCGAGATTCCCTCGGTTGATCTCGTCGATGAGAAGGATGTATCGCGGGGCCTCTTCACCCTCCTCACTGGCGTAGTAGTCTTGGCGCGCGTGTTCAGCAAACTCTAGGAAGACCCCTGCCTCTTCGTCGTACGTCACAACTCCCTCCTCGTCCGTGCCGACGCTCAGGCCTTCGACGAAATCCTCGTACGTGAATGATGGGTGGAACGTGACGGTCTCGAACTGGCCAGTATGGGGGTCGACGCCGGGCTGCTCGTTGAGCCACCAGTGTGCGAACTGTTTGGCGGTGTAGGTCTTGCCAGTCCCCGGCGGCCCATAGAAGACCATTTGCCCGGAATCCTGCAGTTGGCGGGCGATGTCGCTAGCTTGGTCTGGTGGGTTGCTCGAGGCAAGCGGCTCACCTTCCGGCGTCGCCGAGAGCTCGCGCTCAGGCGTCTTGACGGAATAATTCTCTTCAAGAATCGTCTTGGCCTTCACGTGGTTCATATTGGCCGATAGGCCAACTGCGGACTGCAGTTCCCGGAACAAGACGAAAAAGAGCACTTCGCCAGGCCTCGCCTGGTTGATATCTCCGACACCCAGCTCGCGAGCCGCTTGGTCGAACGTGTTGGCGTAATCGGTATATATCGCCTGGAGCATCTCACAGTGGTGGACCTCCCGGAGGGTGAGTTTAGCCTCCGGCTGGACGCTTTTGAGCGAGTCTGTGAACTGCTCGACCAGCTTCTCAGTCATCGCGGTTTGGAACCAGCCGCGATTATACTGAGTAAAGGGCAGTCGGGTCCGGATGTCCACAACCGCCCCACTGACCGAGTCATACGACTCTGCTGGGGAGGGTGCCTCGATCGTCCACCACCACTCGCGAGCGTGATCCACAATGGCTGGCGCTTCGGCGATCAAGACGTACCGCAGTGGCGTTGGGACGGCAGTGAAGTACGCCCCTTGCGCGAGTTCGAAATTTTTGTCATAAAACAGACCATCATGGGTGTCATAGATGCGCTCGAATTCGCCTTGGTAGTCGCTGTTTTGCAGTAGATCTCCGTCGATGTCGAGTGGATTCTCGAACGCACGGTAGTTGGCCAACGGGAGGAAATACCCGTTACCACGGGCATTCGCGTCCCAGGAGTCGTCTGGAGGTCCCTCGAAATCCGTCTGGAGTGTTGAGGCAACCCGCGAGATGCCACGGAGCTCCCGCGTGTCTTTGAGCACGTGTAACACGATGTCTCCGAGATTGGGGTCGCGAAGGGTGCTGTAGATGTCTGCCCCATTACTGGCCTCACTGCGGGAGAACACGGCCGTCCCGAGCTCGAGATCGCCACCCGGCTGTTTGTACGGCTTATCCTCGAGTGAGGTGACCTCGATGTAGACGTCCGGCTCGACGCGGGCGGTGGTAAGCATCGACTCGATGGAGCCGTATTCGTCGACTAGTCCGCTGGTTGTCTCCGGGCCGCATACCCGGGTTCGCGTCAGGGCTTCATCACCGATGTCCAGGGCGTCATGAAGCTGGAAGCTCTGGAGCTCGATGGGAATCGGCACATCAATCCACAGTAACGTGCCGATGGTGTGGTCGGACGTGTCTAGGCTGGCGCCGGCCTGCCGGAGTGCCTGCTTTGTGGCACTGGTCGCAACCTCGCTATTGTGGGTTACATCTAGCACCTGTGCTGCGTCGGTGTATTGATTGGCCCCCGTGTAGAACAGGACATAATCCCCAGCCTCGATGGCGCGTCCGTCGATGTGGTCGGCTGCTGGGACCGGGTATCCGTGGACCATTCGATCGTCGCCTGGTGGGTCGGCGGTGTCGAGCTGAGTCCGGTCGAGCCCCCGTTGCACTACCTCTGAGAAGATCGTCTGTTCGGCCGGACTGACCACAGACGCAAGAACGAGGCCGGGCGGCGTACTCATTGCAGTAAGTCTGGGACAGTAGTGATATAAAAATGAGGCATCCGGCACCGGAGTTACAGCACTACCGGAAGCCCGAGCTGTCGCAGGTCAATCCAAGGGCACTGCGGTACTGATGAAACCCCCTCCGTCAGCCACGGTTTTACGCGACAGAGCCGGGTGAGTAGTATCTCGAGGGAGCTAAACCGATTTCATCGCTCACTTTTTGCTGAGGCAATCCGAGCGTTTTCTTTGTGCAGAACTGCATATGTGAAAATATAAAACGCAAGCAACAGTGCCTCAGCATTCGCCTCTTCATCACTGAGTAATCGGCCGTGCGCGATCTCATTGCGCCGCTCACGAACTAACTGCATCACATTTTGGAGATCGCCACTAAACACTTCATCGAATAAGATCTTCAGCCGGAGTGGCTTCCAGTCTCCACCCGTCGGTCTGTACATCCACCGTTTTGAATCGTCGTCAGGCGGTTGCCGAAATTCGACGGGTCCGACGTGTTCCTCGATATAATCTTGCAGCACACCTTCGAACTGCGCAGCCACGCCACCGAGGAATGACCAGTATCGTTGATCTCCAAAGACATCCATAAGCTCTGTTATTGGGCGAGTTCGAGTTTCGAATAGGCCTACGGTCTGGTATGTCTCCTCAAGCTTTTGGATCATGGAGTCATCGACTAAGTCGATCGCCTCCGGTTCAGTGTCCAAGCCATTCGTAAGAATTTGATGCAGTTGTTCAATTTCTGCTTCATATCCCCGTACCGTTCGGAGTGGTGACACCGCATCATACGTCGCAGCAACTGCTGGCTGATGTTCGCCAGCTACAGCGTCAATAATCACTGATCGGGCTGATTCCTTGTGCTCGGGCGAATTATACGGGTGTAAGCGCTCTAATTGTGCCGCCTCCCGATCTGATAGGTCGAGCAAGCAAATGGGGAGTTTCCTCAGCGGCTCCATTTGGATCCGAATCGCTTCTGTGTCTCTCGCCATTCTTGGAAACCGACTCTCATTGAGCAGTTGGTATAATGGAGAATTCAGAATTGTTTGGAGTCGCTCTGGAGGAATCTCGTCACTACAGGCTATCCCCCGGAGATTGTTACTAAAGAGGACTGGCCGGAGCTCTGGGTCAATTCGATACCACGTAAGATCTCGGGAAACCTCGTGTGCGACCAAATCGGGGTTCTCTAATGAGCAACTTCTGGGCAGGACTCCGCGTGTGGACTGTCTATCATCGCGGAATTCAGTTTGTACGTATTCTGCAGCAGCGGAGTCGACCGACGCTAGTGCGTCAGCGACTGCGGCTCGGTCGGATGGATCCAGGTCGTGTGATTCAATGAACTCCCGTAGATCGAATAAGTAGTGGCTCACCTGATCTCGTTTGATGATTGTACGCTCCTCAGGGAGTGTCTTAATCACTGGAGTGAAAAACTGGTCACTAATCGCTGAAGCGGCTCGCTCGTCTGGGTCGAAATAGAACGTCCGGTTGTCCCCAGTCGTCATTCCGATCGCGATGTGTTCCGTGACCGCTTCGAGTGTGGGAAACTGCCCCCCAAAGAACGGCGCTGCACCTGGTGACCTACTCAGTGTTTGAAGTACGGTTGTCTCAACGTTGGCTGCTACAAGTGCTGCAGCAACAGACTCGACTGACTCGGCCGATTCGGGATTAAACAGTGCCCCAAGGGCACGGTCTGGGTCATCGAACGAGCTAATCTTCACTACCCCGATCGACTCAGCAGCAGGTGCTCGCTCAACACACAATATTGTCGGCTCTGTCCCCATCGTCGTGAACTCAGTATCTGGAACACTGACGATCCGTGTGATCTGAACGTCATCGGGAATGACTTGCTCTCGGATTCGCCTGATACTGCGAGCGGGTATGATGAAGCAGCCACGGCCACCGGGAGCAAGTAGTTGGCATCCGGCGGCGATGAAATTCTCCTCAATCCGTGAATGAGGAAGTGAATTGGGAGCGGCTTCTGTCAATTGATGCGTTCTCCCAACAGGAGGGTGCGCAAAGATACAATCAAATCGCTCTGGATCCTGTTCCGGCAAAGTCTCAGTGAGTGTGCTGTTCAGGCGAAGCTCAGACTCACTCTGATCAACTAATTCGAATACGTCCTGGCGACGGACATGATCAGGTGGGACACCATGCGGTGTGGTCCGAGCAGCAGTTAACGCACAGGCAATTCCGTTTGTATCGATTGCCCATGCATTGGTAGGGTTAGCAATGCTATCGACAGCAGCTGAAAACAAGTCACCTGCGCCACAACCGATGTCCAGAATCGACTCTCGATCACCAGCTGTCGCCCACTGGGCAGCCACCGATGCAACCGACTCAGGCGTGTAGTATGCACCCAGATTCGCGTTGGCGATTGATTGGAGAACCGTCGCAATACTCGATTGTTCATCAGCAGTGAGGAACTCGAGTGATACTGGCGTGGTCTCTAGCTGTCCCTCGTAGAGTTTGTATATGATTGTGGTGAGCCGTGCTGAGTCAATAGTCCCTATCTCAGTAGGCAGATATGAGAGATCAAATTCTCGAAATTCTCTTTCAAACACGAGCACAGTGCCTTCGACAGGGGCGATGACAAACTCTGTGGCCTGGAATTCGTGCTCAAGCTGTTGCCACTCGGTTGGGTGGGTCGTTGTCTGCTCAACAGGACTCACTGGGAGGTCGTGAACAACCACCGCCGAGTGGTCTCCATCAATTGCCACCACCCCATCGGCAACGGTGGAAACATGCGTGATCGACGAGAGTTGACGTAAACCGTTTTTCAGATTCTGGAGTGTCACGATACACCTCACTCAAACTGGATTGGAATCAACCTTTCCCATCAACAGAGAGCAAGCTCCCTCGAACAGGACAATCTATAAGTTGTCGTCGTACTGCATTAGTGCTATTCGTATGTCCACGCTCCGATCACTCCAGCTGGTTGTTCTCCCATGAGTATTGACCCGAGTCAGCTCCAGCCGGGGACGGTCATCCGGAATCGCAATCGCTTGTGGCGGGTTGATTCAATCGATGGGCAGGAGGTAACGGCCACTTCGCTCGAGGGCCCCAACTCCAAACACCGCTTCTACGCCCCAATTGAATCGATCACGGAAGGGAATATGGCTCCCCCGTCGACAGACACGATGGGAAATCCGCAGTTTCAGGATCTCCTCATCCAGGCGAACCGGCTGTCAATGCTACACGGGACGGCGCCGCTGATGAGTCTCCAGCGCTCCCGTGTCATCCCGACTGAGTACCAGCTGACGCCGGTGGTGATGGGCCTGGATATGCCGTCGGTGCGGCTCCTTCTGGCGGATGACGTCGGGCTTGGGAAAACCATCGAGGCGGGCCTCATCACAAGCGAGTTGCTGGCTCGCAATCGCGCCGACCGAATCCTGATCGTGACGCCTGCCAACCTCCGTGAGCAATGGCGCGAGGCATTTAACCACTTCTTCCATATTGACGCGCAGATCACCAGCCGTCGGAACAAGCGAGCGATGGAGAAAGACGTCCCACCAGGCACGAGCGTCTGGGACTACTACTCCAAGCATATCGTCTCTATTGATTACGCAAAGCAGCCGCACGTCCGCAGCGAGGTGCTCGCGCAGGACTGGGATCTCGTGATCATCGACGAAGCCCACCAAGCGGCGCGTCCCCACACAGCATCGGCAGGGCAGTCGCCCTCGAAGCAGCGCTGGGAGTTCGCACAGGATATCACCGACGCGGCGACCCATGCGTTGCTGCTGACAGCGACGCCACACAACGGCTATTCGGATAGTTATGCGAGCCTGCTGCGGATGGTGAACCCCGACATCGTCTCGGGGGATCCGCACAACCCCCAGATCAACCGCGGGATCGCCGAAAAGCACGTCGTCCAGCGGCGGCGCACAGACGTCGAGCAGTGGTTCGGCGACGAAAACGAGAATCCATTTCCTAAACGTGACCAGGACACCGTCGAAATCGAGCCGACAGGATTCGAGACCGATGCGTATGATGCTGTCCGCGAGTACGGAGACACGCTCGTAGAGGCTGCTAAGGAGTCTGACAACCGAACGCTCGCGCAGTGGACCGTCGTCCACTTCTTGAAGCGGGCGCTCTCAAGCCCGGAGGCACTCCGTCGGTCACTACGGAACCGGCGTGACAAGCTCACTGACCACCTCGAGGAGATCGACGCCAGCGGTGGCGACGGCTCCGAGACTGCGGGGGTGTCTGCGGAGTTGGCGCAGGCAAACGCCCTCGACAGCGACCCGGGCGAAGACTACTCTGAGACGGAGCTGGGCGAGCGCGTCGAGCGTGTCGTGACTGGGGACGAGAAAGCGATTCGCATGGAGTTAGCGTCGCTTGAGACGACGCTGGAGGCTGCTGAAGGAGTCACCCCATCCCGCGACAGTAAACTTCAGAAGTTGCTTGGGCAGACGCTGCCGGCGCGATTCAGAAGTGGCGGGACGATCATCTTCACCAAGTATGTGGACACGCTCGAATATTTGGAGGAGCACGTCCGCGACGAATACGGTGACCAAGTGAGTGTCCACACGTTGTATGGCGAGATCGGCGATGCGGAACGAAACGAGCGCTTCCAGGCGTTTGCTGATGCCGACCGAGGCGTGCTCATCGCGACCGACGTGATCAGTGAAGGGATGAACCTCCAGTATGCCGCTAATCAGGTTATCCACTACGAGCTGCCGTGGAATCCTAACCGCCTGGAGCAGCGGAACGGTCGCGTTGATCGGTATGGCCAAACGGCGGACACGGTGTACATCCGGACGATGGTGATAGACGATCCGATGGACCGGACCGTCCTAACAAAACTCATCATAAAGGCACAGGAAATTCGCTCTGAGTACGGCTTTTCACCCCCCTATCTGGGTGATGATGAGGGGATTTTGCAGCTCCTGGATCCCGAGGAGATGCAGAATCTCGTCCCGCAACAGACGCTCACCGATTTCACCAGTAGCCAAACACAGGCTGATGCTAAGGAAAGCGCGTTCGATGATGCGGTGCTCCAACGAATCGAAGACGAATCCTTCTACAATCATACTGAGGTCGACCTCAGCGAGGTGAAACAGCGCCAGGAAGAAACCCAGGAGCTGCTTGGGGGGCCTGATGCAGTTCAGGAGTTTGTCCGGAGTGGACTGAACCTCTTCAACTGTCGGTACGAGATGAATCCTGACATGACCTATGAGGTCGAAATCAAAGCGGATGAACTCCGTGGGCCTGATATTCAAGCCACCTATGAGCGCGTTACGTTCGACCCGAATCGAGCTGCGGAAAACGACGACCTCGAGATGCTCGATATCGCACATCCCCTGGTGCAGCGGTTGATTGAGTCCGTCAAAGAGGTCGCGCTGACTGACGGTGAGCGGTACGGCCGGACTGCGATGCGGGGGACCGGTGCAGTTGATCAGCCAACAGCGCTGTACACCTGGAAGGTCAGGTATTTTGCTCATACTGGAGATGACCCCACAGTGATGGAGGAACTGGTCCAGGTCGGATTGCCACTCTACGGTGATGAACCGCTTTCGAACGAGACGATTGACACACTCCGGACGGCGGAGACGACGGTCGCCCAACGAACCCAACAGGAGTGGGAGCGTGACCTGGAGCAGGCGGTTGAGCACGATTCTCGGAAGGACGCGATTCGTCAGCGGGCGATTGAACGGGCACAGACCATCTCCGAGGAACGACGCACGATGCTCGCGAAACTCGAGGACGCCGGCTATGGCACGTCACTGGAGGGCACCGACCGGATTTCGGTTGCCAGTGAGGACCTGCTAACGGTCGGTCTCTACTACCCTTCATAAATGAGCATGCAAGACACCAAACGCCGACGCGGACGCCGAGAGACATCGTTCATTACCACCAGCGGTGGCCTGCTGACCGAGCAGCTGCTGTATAAGCTTCGGAATGAGGCCTGCAGTGAGGAAGCGGTCGCGCCCCAGACGTTCGCAATTGGTGATGCGGTGCCCGAGGGAGAGGCTGCCGTCGAGCGCGATATCTCGGCGGCGTGGGAGACGCTCGTGGAGCGGTGGGACGAGATTAGCCGGGACAACTCTGTGTTCGGGATGGACGTCTCGGCCATCCGCAACCAGTGGCTGTTGAAGTTATTTGATGCGCTTGGGTTCGAGCCGGAGTTCCAGCAGTCAAATCTCGAGGCAAGTGGCATTGAGGCCAATCTCTCGCATCTCGGGTGGCCACCCCAGGAATCGGTCCAGGCAGCTGGTTCGGAGTTCGAGGGTGTACCACCTGTGCTGCATATGACGCAGCCCGATGCCGACCATCGGCTCGACGATGGCGATCACGATGGGACGGGCGCCCGCCAGAAGAGCCCCCACGACGAACTCCAGACGTATCTTAATGCCAGTAGCGAGGTCCAGTGGAGTGTGGTGACGGATGGCCTGAAGCTGCGGGTGTTGCGCGACTTCTACCACACCTATACGCGAGGATACGTCGAGTTCGACCTGGAAAATATCTTCACGAACCGTAATTTCGGGGACTTCCGGGCGTTGTACCGGCTGTGTCACGCCTCGCGGTTTACCAGTGAGGACGACGATGATGAACGGCCAGTGGAGTCCCTGTACCAGGTATCCATTGCGACCGGCGTGAAGGTTGGTGAGGACTTGCAGTCAAATGTTGTTGAGGCCCTGGAAACGCTGGGGAACGGCTTCCTGACGCCCGCGATTCGAGAGCAGTTGGAAGCGGGAGGCCAGGACGTTGCTGACGCCTATTACCAGGACCAGCTGCGGATCGTGTATCGGCTGTTGTTCTTGATGTTTGCGGAGCAGCGCGGGATGATGGCGGATCGCGGCGATCTGTACACTGATGAATACAGTGTGAGTGCGTTGCGCGAGCGGGCTGAACGCCAGTCCGTGCGCGATTCAGCGACTGATTTGTGGGAGGGTTTGCAGGTTACCTTCGAGCTGGTTGGTGAAGGGCACGATGACGAGCACCTACATGTCCCGGGGTACAACGGTGGATTGTTCGACGACGAAAACCTCTCCTTTGTTGATGAGGCGACCTGCCCGAACCACGCCCTGCTTGACGCGGTGCATAATCTCACCCATGTCGAGCAGGAGGGCTACCAACAGCGGATATCCTATGCTGATCTAGGGGTCGATGAGATCGGGGCGGTGTATGAGAGCCTGCTCGAGTTCACGCCCCAGTATGCGACCGAAGTACCCGAGCTTGAGGAACGCGATATCTCTCGGGGTGAATTCTATCTGGACTCTCGTGGGATGGAACGCAAGGAGACGGGCAGTTACTACACGAAGCCCGAGCTAGTAGATGAGCTGATCGACAGCACGCTCAAGCCGGTAGTTGAAGAACGGATCGAGTCGGTGGAGTCGGCAGACGCGAAGGAGAAAGCGTTGCTTGATATCGATGTGTGTGACCCCGCCTGTGGCAGTGGGGCCTTCCTGATCGCGGCGAACAACTTCCTCGGGAAGCGGCTGGCCGAAATTCGGACTGACTCAGCATATCCGGATGAACAAGAGCTCCGGCAGGCCCGGCGGTCGGTGGTGCAACACTGCATCTACGGAGTTGACCTCAACCCGATGGCAGTGGAGCTGGCGAAGGTAAGCCTCTGGATTAATTCGGCAGTGGAGAACCAACCGTTGAGTTTCCTCGATCACCGTATCAAGCAGGGCAACTCGCTGATCGGGGCGACTGAGGAGTTGGTGAGTGGTGGGGTGCCCGTCGACGCGTACGAGACGTCGAGCGGGTGCGACTGGCACGTCGGGAATAAGATTCGAAAGCGGGTCCGTCAGGAGAACAAGAACATTCCTGATGAACCCCAGGTGCAAACGGGACTGGATTGGTCGAGTTTCTCCGACGAGGGCGAGCACGTCGCACTTGCAGAAGAGATAGAGAATCTGGAGGAAGGTTCGATTGAGGCTGTAGAGCGCAAGGCTGAGCTGTACGATGCGTTCGAGGATTCCGAGAGCTTGAATCGAGAGCGGCTCGCGTTTGACGTGTGGACGGCAGCGTTCTACTGGCCGCTTGACGGGTCTGCTTCTGAGTATCCATCACCGAATACAATCGAGAAAGTGCGGCGGGAAGCGCCTGAGGAACTCACCGATACCAATGGGGATTTGGGGGACATGTGTCAGCGGGCGCGTGAGTTGAGCGAGACACATTCGTTCTTCCACTGGGAGCTCGAGTTCCCGCTGGTGTACGATGCGGGTGGGTTCGATTGTATCATCGGAAACCCACCGTGGGAGAAGCTCAATTTCGAGGCTGAGCAGTTCTTTGCTGTCAGTCGGCCGGATATTGCGAACGCCTCTACAGCGGCCAAGCGAAATATGATGATAGACCAGCTTCAGGAAGAGAATCCGGAGCTGTATGAGCAATATCAGGCCTCCGCAGAGGGCGCCGAACACGCAATGTCGTTCATGCGTACCAGCGGTCGGTACGAGCTTACCGGCCGGGGTCATGTGAATACGTATGCACTCTTTGCAGAGTTGTCCCTCAACAGCATCAACGATCAGGGCTACAATGGACTGATCGTGCCAACTGGAATTGCTACTGACTCGACCACACAGGAGTACTTCCGTAAGCTGGTAGAGGAGAAACGTCTAAAATCGCTCTATGATTTTGTCAATAAGAAAAACATTTTCCCAGCGGTTGACAGCCGTGTCAAATTCTGCCTTCTGACGCAGGCTGGAAGCGCAAACCCCCAAGAATCGTTCAAACTGGCATTCTATCTAACTGAAATCCAACAGCTCTACCAGGATGATTCACACTTCTCGCTCACCAGCGAGGACATTTCCAAAATCAACCCCAATACTAAAAACTGTCCAACCTTTGAGACGAAGGGCGATGCCGAGTTAGTCTTGGAAATCTATGAAAATAGTGGCGCGTTTATCATCGTGGATGATCCAGAGGGCAATCCATGGAATGCGGATATTCACAGGATGTTCAATATGTCCGACGACTCCGGATTGTTCGTCGACATCCAGGACCTTGATTGGGACGACTATGACCGAGATGGGCAATTGTTATACCCATGCTTGGACAGCGGCGATACACTGATCGGTCTCTATGAGTCGAAACTAACTCACCAGTACAACCACCGATTTGCAACGTTCGGAGGGATTGCGGATGAAGCGGTTGAACGGGGAGACGCGTATGAATTCTCCCCCAGTGAGCTGGATGATGAGACAAAGCTGGCCAGCCCGCGTTATTGGATCCCGTTTACTGAATACGAGGACAAATCTGGGCGCGATTGGCATATCGCCCTGCGTGATATAACAAATGCAACAAACAGAAGAACTGCAATATTCAGCATCCTACCAGAGGCTGCATCCGGACATTCGCTTAACCACGTGACTGGACCGTCTGCACAGGAGGCGTTGCTACTGGTTGCTGCGTTCAATTCCTACACACAGGATTTTGTCGCACGACAGAAAGTCGGTGGTACACACATGAGTCACTTCATCACGCGACAGCTTCCTATCCCTGATCCGGGCCGCTTCCAAGCGCTCCATTACCAGGGAGAGCCCGTTGCGGATCACATTCAGGAGCTCGCCATCCAGCTAACCTACCACGCGGAGGATCTCCGCGAATTCGCAAAGGAGGCTGGATATGATCGCGACCCCTATTCATACACCCAACCAAACGGCCGCCCCCGTAAAGAAGTCCGCTACGAGTTGGAGGCGCTCATGGCGCATGTGTACGGCATCGAAGCCGATGATTTTGAGCGGTTGTTCTCGACGTTCGAGCAGATCAAAACCGAAGACATCAACGAGCACGGCCACTACCGGACTCGAGACGAAATCAAACAGCGGTTCGAAGACATGAAAGACGACATCACCATCACCCAAGAGATTCAGCAGTGAGTGAGTCGGACTCGCGATACGACACCACCTTCACACCATCTCCGTCGACACTAGCAGCGAATCCTCACTGAGCATCTTGTACACAAGCTCCGGAAGGAACGGTGCAGAGAAGACGCTGTCCAACCTGCTACCTTTGCGCTCGAGGGTGATGATGGCTCAGCTACCAAAACAGAGTTCGAAAATGAAGTCAATGAGGTCTGGGAGTCGCTCAAGGAGCGCGGGGACTCTACCCACAGTAACATCTAAAACGATTGCCGTACAGCACCAAGACATACCTTGTCATCTTCACTTAATCCCTTCGACGCCCTCGAAACAGTCCAATCGGATTATCGAAATTACGTCGAGACGTTCCAGAACGTCGATGACGAGACGATCGAGACGTGGATCGATGATCGTATCGAATCGGGCAAGGTCCTGTGGAAAGAGCCGTTTGTCGAACTGAACCAGCGCTTCAAGCAGGGCACGCGACTTGAGCAGTTCGTTAATGACGGTGTTCTGCATGAAGGAGTCCTCAACGTGTTCGATGACGAGTCGGGGACGTCAATTGAGCCATACAAACACCAGTCGGATGCGATCCGCTCGATTAACCAAGGGAATACGATCGTCTCGACAGGCACTGGCTCAGGCAAGTCCTTCGCGTTCGGCATCCCTATCGTCAGCCACTGTCTTGAGGCCAGAGAGCGTGGGGAAGCGGGAATCAAGGCCGTCATTGTCTACCCGATGAATGCGCTGGCGAACTCCCAGTACGAGGAATTCGCTGAACGTCTCGACAACTCTGGATTGCGACTTGGACTGTATACCGGTGACACCCCGAACAATCCCGATAACGAGGCTGAGTTCCTCCAACAGTTCGGCCGCAAGGAGAAGTACGACGCTGAGGTCATCTCACGTGAGGAGATGCAAGAGGAGCCGCCAGATATCCTCATGACGAACTATGTCATGCTGGACTATATCCTCACCCGGCATGAGGATAAGGAGCTGTTCCCCGACCGCCATGACGGGGCCCT
Above is a genomic segment from Halorubellus sp. JP-L1 containing:
- a CDS encoding Eco57I restriction-modification methylase domain-containing protein — its product is MSMQDTKRRRGRRETSFITTSGGLLTEQLLYKLRNEACSEEAVAPQTFAIGDAVPEGEAAVERDISAAWETLVERWDEISRDNSVFGMDVSAIRNQWLLKLFDALGFEPEFQQSNLEASGIEANLSHLGWPPQESVQAAGSEFEGVPPVLHMTQPDADHRLDDGDHDGTGARQKSPHDELQTYLNASSEVQWSVVTDGLKLRVLRDFYHTYTRGYVEFDLENIFTNRNFGDFRALYRLCHASRFTSEDDDDERPVESLYQVSIATGVKVGEDLQSNVVEALETLGNGFLTPAIREQLEAGGQDVADAYYQDQLRIVYRLLFLMFAEQRGMMADRGDLYTDEYSVSALRERAERQSVRDSATDLWEGLQVTFELVGEGHDDEHLHVPGYNGGLFDDENLSFVDEATCPNHALLDAVHNLTHVEQEGYQQRISYADLGVDEIGAVYESLLEFTPQYATEVPELEERDISRGEFYLDSRGMERKETGSYYTKPELVDELIDSTLKPVVEERIESVESADAKEKALLDIDVCDPACGSGAFLIAANNFLGKRLAEIRTDSAYPDEQELRQARRSVVQHCIYGVDLNPMAVELAKVSLWINSAVENQPLSFLDHRIKQGNSLIGATEELVSGGVPVDAYETSSGCDWHVGNKIRKRVRQENKNIPDEPQVQTGLDWSSFSDEGEHVALAEEIENLEEGSIEAVERKAELYDAFEDSESLNRERLAFDVWTAAFYWPLDGSASEYPSPNTIEKVRREAPEELTDTNGDLGDMCQRARELSETHSFFHWELEFPLVYDAGGFDCIIGNPPWEKLNFEAEQFFAVSRPDIANASTAAKRNMMIDQLQEENPELYEQYQASAEGAEHAMSFMRTSGRYELTGRGHVNTYALFAELSLNSINDQGYNGLIVPTGIATDSTTQEYFRKLVEEKRLKSLYDFVNKKNIFPAVDSRVKFCLLTQAGSANPQESFKLAFYLTEIQQLYQDDSHFSLTSEDISKINPNTKNCPTFETKGDAELVLEIYENSGAFIIVDDPEGNPWNADIHRMFNMSDDSGLFVDIQDLDWDDYDRDGQLLYPCLDSGDTLIGLYESKLTHQYNHRFATFGGIADEAVERGDAYEFSPSELDDETKLASPRYWIPFTEYEDKSGRDWHIALRDITNATNRRTAIFSILPEAASGHSLNHVTGPSAQEALLLVAAFNSYTQDFVARQKVGGTHMSHFITRQLPIPDPGRFQALHYQGEPVADHIQELAIQLTYHAEDLREFAKEAGYDRDPYSYTQPNGRPRKEVRYELEALMAHVYGIEADDFERLFSTFEQIKTEDINEHGHYRTRDEIKQRFEDMKDDITITQEIQQ
- a CDS encoding helicase-related protein — translated: MGNPQFQDLLIQANRLSMLHGTAPLMSLQRSRVIPTEYQLTPVVMGLDMPSVRLLLADDVGLGKTIEAGLITSELLARNRADRILIVTPANLREQWREAFNHFFHIDAQITSRRNKRAMEKDVPPGTSVWDYYSKHIVSIDYAKQPHVRSEVLAQDWDLVIIDEAHQAARPHTASAGQSPSKQRWEFAQDITDAATHALLLTATPHNGYSDSYASLLRMVNPDIVSGDPHNPQINRGIAEKHVVQRRRTDVEQWFGDENENPFPKRDQDTVEIEPTGFETDAYDAVREYGDTLVEAAKESDNRTLAQWTVVHFLKRALSSPEALRRSLRNRRDKLTDHLEEIDASGGDGSETAGVSAELAQANALDSDPGEDYSETELGERVERVVTGDEKAIRMELASLETTLEAAEGVTPSRDSKLQKLLGQTLPARFRSGGTIIFTKYVDTLEYLEEHVRDEYGDQVSVHTLYGEIGDAERNERFQAFADADRGVLIATDVISEGMNLQYAANQVIHYELPWNPNRLEQRNGRVDRYGQTADTVYIRTMVIDDPMDRTVLTKLIIKAQEIRSEYGFSPPYLGDDEGILQLLDPEEMQNLVPQQTLTDFTSSQTQADAKESAFDDAVLQRIEDESFYNHTEVDLSEVKQRQEETQELLGGPDAVQEFVRSGLNLFNCRYEMNPDMTYEVEIKADELRGPDIQATYERVTFDPNRAAENDDLEMLDIAHPLVQRLIESVKEVALTDGERYGRTAMRGTGAVDQPTALYTWKVRYFAHTGDDPTVMEELVQVGLPLYGDEPLSNETIDTLRTAETTVAQRTQQEWERDLEQAVEHDSRKDAIRQRAIERAQTISEERRTMLAKLEDAGYGTSLEGTDRISVASEDLLTVGLYYPS